From a single Hippoglossus stenolepis isolate QCI-W04-F060 chromosome 2, HSTE1.2, whole genome shotgun sequence genomic region:
- the si:ch211-69b7.6 gene encoding neuroblast differentiation-associated protein AHNAK isoform X6: protein MSRHRRGKSLSDAITLGPSEEGGLLINGQDSANQRLEKGDEVLGANVLKVMEPFDNKVRVLTRNNLSKSLGDLDQCANKSPKTMLKDSYNKLYNAKIKRFMREDVLGADESRENGKLTVAGSSKIGLKHDMDLPRLGVDFGLMKTRRRQTSESDEDADSESDDATLTDGSNLNLPPLGLGLSGAARSGTQAPRWKVQARNPQLDAPDFHLNRGRPSGDLSMQDVERPQIGLEGKGTFKAPEVGAFGVGAPEMGMNLNRGNITGPSLNASFPKVGFEEAENEFKMPKFNLPDLGLSGPSLSGTEYKLETPDINIPDVPSRKINVKHSKKLKKPNLNVDDFSGYVESPKFGASGRSPDLDLEMPGANVPQLDLNGPDFDMNSHEFKTSLKKPKIDLKSPGLDLDAPAGKLTTPRFGFSGNGEARMPDLRTPKIRGEIHAPDVNPPKTDLTAQSGTYKAPRFKMPQFDLPDMQVPDLNENFEGPDLHLSAPNLRAGFVDPNLNAPSADISSHSGKIKMPGFGLSGHKMKGPEYKGGIDLPSIGLKKPKLDLNTPDMDINVPSGKLDLDADVPSGKIKLPKLKLFGTLPKTKDVDVSAGMKTPELNLKSPKLKGIDAPDVGLPDMDLHAPDVNIGSPKWKFSKPGFDMDAPSLDLKGPRSKLEMPNADIGGFSGKMKMPDFGLSGPKMKGFGGEVNTPDFDLSAPKLQGAIGSPDLNLPEMHFNKPKLDLSGPDVDFDLPSGKFKGPAIKKPNFGLDAPDMHIDAPTGKFQMPKFNLSSTLPKGPNLDINADLKSPDLNLKAPKIKGGIDTPDWDLPNMDLKAPKLDVKTPDVNIGSPKSKFKLPKFKMPKFSIPSLKGPEISGNFDGPDMDINAPKFNLKGPKGGLDLPDFDISGPSGKFKKPNLNLPNLGLSGPKLDGPNLDLRSPDLDLSGPDLSGGLNAPDFNMPKVDLKSPKLDFNTPKFNLDMPSGKMKMPKFSLPSLKGPEIDGNFDGPDMDINAPKFNLKGPKGGLDLPDFDISGPSGKFKKPNFNLPDLGLSGPKLDGPNLNLKSPNLDLSGPDLSGGINAPDFNMPKVDLKSPKLDFNTPKLNLDMPSGKMKMPKLHAPDWDVKAPSGKLKMPKFSLPSLKGPEIDGNFDGPDMDINAPKFNLKGPKGGLDLPDFDISGPSGKFKKPNLNLPNLGLSGPKLDGPNLDLRSPDLDLSGPDLSGGLNAPDFNMPKVDLKSPKLDFNAPKLNLDMPSGKMKMPDLHAPDWDVKAPKGKLKMPKFNLSGTLPKGPNMDMNTDLNAPDLRLKAPKVKSGLSAPDWDLPNMDLKAPKLDVNTPDINLGSPKAKFKIPKMKMPKIGLPSLKGPEIDGGLDVPDFDIDAPDVNLRGSKPGFEMPDVDFGGPSGRIKKPHLKMPDVGFSGPSLDGPNFDVKTPKGGLDAPNLDFPSVDLKAPKFDMNTPDVNMDLMYAKVKKPKIKTPKMPNVDINGHLRGPDLNLPNVDVNGAKGKFKMPSLNAPDINLSAPKLRGPGLSAPDINLPNTNFKSPKFNLNANRPDLGIDGNLGRPDMNFNAPQVKGGIRGPDYDMNVPSGNFQGPQTHLDLTDRQFNVPSFKLPQFGSPDLNQGFSSPNAKLNMKPVELKGNISGPRVNAPNIDPRFPTAAPRSPGLHYKYPDLNLDDPSLNFRGPSYQNRRSDMNMRTPDLDIDGGVRLHHSDRKSHRTTAHSFPVADAGFGHRSDLNIDDFTGKDHVLRARGAKLDAQASRDYRQGFPPSGLDIDMMDAVHTRRIPAGYIYSKHQRTVQADVSARDPRVRVPNSSDGYYVTSFPAHTQNQRMPNRKYNTLGGLDFHSGNVELEVPNQNDPKGSTFVFADLV, encoded by the exons ATG TCGCGTCACCGCAGAGGAAAGAGTCTGTCGGATGCCATCACCCTGGGGCCGTCAGAGGAAGGAGGCCTGCTCATCAACGGCCAGGATTCAGCCAATCAGCGTCTGGAGAAAG GGGATGAAGTTTTGGGGGCAAACGTACTGAAGGTGATGGAGCCGTTTGATAACAAAGTCCGAGTCCTCACCAGGAACAACCTGAGCAAGAGCCTCGGAGATCTGGACCAGTGTGCGAACAAGAGTCCAAAGACG ATGCTGAAGGATTCCTACAACAAACTCTATAATGCCAAAATCAAGAGGTTTATGAGGGAGGATGTGCTCGGTGCCGATGAAAGTCGTGAAAACGGCAAACTAACTGTGGCCGGCTCGTCCAAGATCGGCCTGAAACACGACATGGACCTGCCTCGCCTCGGAGTGGACTTTGGACTTATGAAAACCAGGAGGCGCCAAACATCAGAATCTGATGAAGACGCCGACTCAGAATCTGATGACGCAACGTTAACAGACGGCAGCAATCTGAATCTTCCACCGTTGGGTCTCGGCTTGAGTGGGGCTGCTCGAAGTGGAACCCAGGCACCGAGATGGAAGGTCCAGGCCAGAAATCCGCAGCTTGACGCTCCAGACTTCCATCTGAACAGGGGCCGTCCATCAGGTGACCTGTCAATGCAAGATGTTGAAAGACCTCAGATTGGACTGGAAGGTAAAGGAACTTTTAAAGCTCCAGAAGTAGGAGCTTTCGGTGTTGGTGCCCCTGAAATGGGGATGAATCTTAATCGTGGAAATATCACTGGTCCATCCCTTAACGCTAGCTTTCCCAAAGTGGGTTTTGAAGAAGCagaaaatgaattcaaaatGCCAAAATTCAATCTGCCTGACCTGGGTCTCTCTGGACCTTCTCTAAGTGGAACAGAATATAAACTGGAGACACCAGATATCAATATCCCAGATGTTCCTTCACGTAAAATCAATGTCAAGCATTCCAAGAAACTGAAAAAGCcaaatctaaatgtggatgATTTTTCCGGTTATGTGGAGTCCCCTAAATTCGGTGCATCTGGGAGATCCCCTGACTTAGACCTAGAAATGCCAGGTGCTAATGTACCACAGCTTGATCTCAATGGACCAGACTTTGATATGAACTCACATGAATTCAAAACGTCTCTTAAAAAACCAAAGATTGATCTTAAATCTCCAGGTTTAGATTTGGATGCTCCGGCCGGTAAACTCACTACGCCCAGATTTGGATTCTCTGGGAACGGTGAAGCTAGAATGCCTGATCTCAGAACACCAAAGATAAGAGGTGAGATTCACGCCCCTGATGTAAATCCACCCAAAACTGACCTGACGGCTCAGTCTGGAACATACAAGGCTCCTCGGTTTAAAATGCCCCAATTTGATTTACCAGACATGCAAGTTCCAGATTTGAATGAAAACTTCGAGGGACCAGATCTGCATTTGTCTGCACCAAATCTCAGAGCTGGATTTGTAGACCCAAACTTAAATGCACCCTCGGCCGACATTTCAAGTCATTCTGGAAAAATCAAAATGCCAGGCTTTGGGCTTTCTGGGCATAAAATGAAAGGCCCCGAATATAAAGGAGGCATCGATCTACCGAGTATTGGCCTAAAAAAACCAAAGCTCGACCTCAATACCCCTGATATGGATATTAATGTGCCCTCTGGTAAATTAGACCTTGATGCAGATGTTCCCTCTGGAAAAATTAAATTACCAAAATTGAAGCTCTTTGGAACGTTGCCAAAGACTAAAGATGTGGATGTGAGTGCAGGGATGAAAACACCGGAGCTAAATCTAAAATCCCCAAAGCTAAAAGGCATAGATGCTCCTGATGTGGGTTTACCAGACATGGACCTCCACGCTCCAGACGTAAACATCGGTTCACCCAAATGGAAATTCAGTAAACCAGGGTTTGACATGGATGCACCTTCACTTGATCTGAAAGGCCCGAGGTCAAAGCTGGAAATGCCGAATGCCGATATTGGAGGTTTTTCAGGAAAAATGAAGATGCCAGATTTTGGATTGTCAGGACCGAAGATGAAAGGGTTTGGTGGCGAGGTAAACACTCCAGACTTTGATCTTTCAGCCCCCAAGTTACAAGGCGCTATTGGTTCCCCAGATCTGAATTTACCTGAGATGCACTTTAATAAACCCAAACTCGATCTTTCTGGTCCAGATGTCGACTTCGATTTGCCCTCAGGTAAATTCAAAGGACCAGCAATAAAGAAACCAAACTTTGGCCTGGACGCTCCTGACATGCACATTGACGCTCCCACGGGCAAATTCCAGATGCCTAAATTCAACCTTTCCAGCACGTTGCCAAAAGGACCAAATTTGGACATAAATGCAGACCTGAAATCACCAGATCTAAATTTGAAAGCACCAAAGATAAAGGGGGGAATCGACACCCCTGACTGGGACTTACCGAACATGGACCTTAAAGCCCCCAAGTTAGATGTTAAAACTCCAGATGTCAACATTGGTTCACCCAAATCAAAATTTAAACTGCCCAAATTCAAGATGCCTAAGTTTAGTATTCCAAGCTTAAAAGGACCCGAGATCAGTGGAAACTTCGATGGGCCAGACATGGATATCAATGCACCAAAGTTCAACCTCAAAGGTCCTAAAGGGGGTTTGGACTTGCCAGATTTTGATATTTCTGGTCCGTCCGGAAAATTCAAGAAGCCAAACTTGAACCTGCCTAATTTGGGGCTTTCTGGTCCAAAGTTAGATGGCCCTAACTTAGACCTCAGATCACCTGACCTAGATCTGTCTGGTCCCGACCTCAGTGGTGGGTTAAATGCACCAGACTTTAACATGCCCAAGGTCGACCTTAAAAGTCCCAAACTGGATTTCAATACTCCAAAATTCAATCTAGACATGCCGTCAGGTAAAATGAAAATGCCAAAGTTTAGCCTCCCAAGCTTAAAAGGACCTGAAATTGATGGAAACTTCGATGGTCCAGACATGGATATCAATGCACCAAAGTTCAACCTCAAAGGTCCTAAAGGGGGTTTGGACTTGCCAGATTTTGATATTTCTGGTCCATCTGGAAaattcaaaaagccaaactttAACCTGCCTGACTTGGGGCTTTCTGGTCCAAAGTTAGATGGCCCAAACTTGAACCTGAAATCCCCAAACCTAGATCTCTCTGGTCCCGACCTCAGTGGTGGGATAAATGCACCCGACTTTAACATGCCCAAGGTCGACCTTAAAAGTCCCAAACTGGATTTCAATACTCCAAAGCTCAATCTAGACATGCCGTCAG GTAAAATGAAAATGCCAAAGCTTCATGCTCCAGACTGGGATGTCAAAGCTCCCTCGGGCAA ACTGAAAATGCCAAAGTTTAGCCTCCCAAGCTTAAAAGGACCTGAAATTGATGGAAACTTCGATGGTCCAGACATGGATATCAATGCACCAAAGTTCAACCTCAAAGGTCCTAAAGGGGGTTTGGACTTGCCAGATTTTGATATTTCTGGTCCATCTGGAAaattcaaaaagccaaacttGAACCTGCCTAATTTGGGGCTTTCTGGTCCAAAGTTAGATGGCCCTAACTTAGACCTCAGATCACCTGACCTAGATCTGTCTGGTCCCGACCTCAGTGGTGGGTTAAATGCACCAGACTTTAACATGCCCAAGGTCGACCTTAAAAGTCCCAAACTGGATTTCAATGCCCCAAAGCTCAATCTAGACATGCCGTCAGGTAAAATGAAAATGCCAGACCTTCATGCTCCAGACTGGGATGTCAAAGCTCCCAAAGGCAAATTGAAAATGCCTAAATTTAATCTTTCAGGCACGTTGCCCAAAGGACCAAATATGGACATGAACACAGATCTGAATGCACCAGATTTGAGGCTAAAAGCACCAAAGGTAAAGAGTGGACTTAGTGCCCCTGACTGGGACTTACCCAACATGGACCTTAAAGCTCCAAAGTTAGATGTTAACACTCCAGATATTAACCTTGGTTCACCAAAAGCAAAGTTTAAAATacccaaaatgaaaatgccTAAAATTGGTCTACCGAGCCTAAAAGGACCTGAGATTGACGGCGGTTTAGACGTCCCAGACTTTGACATTGATGCGCCCGACGTCAACCTCCGAGGGTCCAAACCTGGCTTTGAAATGCCAGATGTGGACTTCGGTGGCCCATCAGGAAGAATCAAAAAGCCACATTTGAAAATGCCTGATGTGGGTTTTTCTGGTCCATCGTTGGACGGCCCAAACTTTGACGTCAAGACACCAAAAGGTGGACTTGATGCCCCCAACCTGGACTTCCCAAGTGTCGACCTCAAAGCTCCAAAGTTCGATATGAACACTCCAGATGTCAACATGGATTTAATGTATGCAAAGGTCAAAAAGCCAAAGATCAAGACACCAAAAATGCCAAATGTTGACATAAACGGACACCTGCGGGGACCTGATCTGAATTTACCAAATGTTGACGTAAATGGTGCAAAAGGAAAATTCAAAATGCCAAGTTTAAATGCACCAGACATAAATCTTTCAGCGCCTAAACTGAGAGGCCCTGGTTTAAGTGCACCGGATATAAATCTGccaaatacaaattttaaaagtCCCAAGTTCAACCTCAATGCAAATCGACCAGATCTGGGAATAGATGGTAACTTGGGCCGACCTGACATGAACTTTAATGCCCCTCAGGTCAAAGGAGGAATAAGGGGTCCAGACTATGACATGAATGTTCCCTCTGGAAACTTCCAGGGTCCCCAGACTCATCTGgatctgacagacagacaattcAATGTCCCTTCTTTCAAGCTTCCTCAGTTTGGAAGTCCAGATCTGAATCAGGGCTTTTCTTCTCCCAATGCAAAACTGAATATGAAACCAGTTGAATTAAAGGGGAACATCTCAGGACCGAGGGTCAATGCTCCAAACATCGACCCCCGCTTTCCTACAGCGGCACCAAGGAGTCCGGGGCTGCATTACAAATATCCAGATCTTAACCTTGATGATCCTTCACTAAATTTCCGAGGACCTTCTTATCAGAATCGCAGATCAGACATGAACATGAGGACTCCTGATCTGGACATAGATGGAGGTGTCAGACTTCATCACAGTGATAGAAAGTCACATAGAACCACTGCCCACAGCTTCCCTGTGGCGGACGCAGGGTTTGGCCACCGTTCAGATCTTAACATCGATGATTTCACAGGAAAGGATCACGTACTTAGAGCCAGAGGTGCGAAGCTGGACGCCCAGGCCTCACGTGACTACAGACAGGGGTTCCCCCCATCAGGTCTTGATATTGACATGATGGACGCCGTACACACCAGGAGGATTCCAGCTGGTTACATATATTCAAAGCACCAGAGAACAGTGCAAGCTGATGTTAGTGCACGAGATCCCAGAGTACGAGTACCCAACAGTTCAGACGGATACTACGTCACCTCTTTCCCCGCTCACACGCAGAACCAAAGGATGCCAAATCGTAAATACAACACACTCGGAGGACTTGACTTTCACTCAGGAAACGTGGAACTCGAAGTTCCAAATCAAAACGACCCGAAAGGTTCAACTTTCGTTTTCGCCGACCTCGTGTAG